The following coding sequences lie in one Listeria ivanovii subsp. londoniensis genomic window:
- the xerC gene encoding tyrosine recombinase XerC, with translation MNQEGKWEQMFLDYLHSERNYSENTSTAYENDLLDFRRFLNEQAITQYKQVTFLDVRIYLTELKQKSFSRTTVARKISSLRSFYTFLLRENVITENPFTYVSHAKNQLRLPKFFYSEEMEALFQVVYEDNETLTIRDRVLLEVLYGTGIRVSECAGILLTDIDQTYQAILIRGKGNKERYVPFGVYAEDAITDYLDCRLALMKRFNKTHDSLLINHYGDPLTTRGIRYCLTKIISKASLTRKIHPHMLRHTFATDLLNNGADMRTVQELLGHASLSSTQIYTHVTKEHLKSTYMKHHPRA, from the coding sequence ATGAATCAAGAAGGCAAGTGGGAGCAGATGTTTCTTGACTATCTTCATTCAGAACGAAATTATTCTGAAAACACAAGTACCGCTTATGAAAATGATTTGCTTGATTTTCGTCGTTTTTTAAATGAACAAGCTATTACCCAATACAAACAGGTTACTTTTCTAGATGTTCGAATTTATTTAACTGAATTAAAGCAAAAATCTTTTTCTCGAACGACAGTAGCTAGGAAAATTTCAAGTTTACGGAGTTTTTACACTTTTCTTTTAAGAGAAAATGTTATTACTGAAAATCCGTTTACTTATGTGTCACATGCGAAAAATCAGCTAAGGCTTCCTAAGTTTTTCTATTCAGAAGAAATGGAAGCTTTGTTTCAAGTGGTTTATGAAGACAATGAAACGCTTACAATTCGGGATAGAGTTCTTTTGGAGGTATTGTATGGCACTGGAATTCGGGTGAGCGAGTGTGCAGGGATTTTATTAACAGATATTGACCAGACTTATCAAGCAATTCTTATCCGAGGAAAAGGGAATAAAGAGCGATATGTGCCTTTTGGTGTGTATGCGGAAGACGCGATTACGGATTATTTGGATTGCCGATTAGCATTAATGAAACGTTTTAACAAAACACATGATTCACTATTAATCAACCACTACGGGGATCCACTTACAACAAGAGGCATTCGATATTGCTTAACAAAAATAATAAGTAAAGCATCACTCACACGAAAAATTCATCCTCATATGTTGCGCCATACATTTGCGACAGATTTGCTTAATAATGGTGCAGATATGCGGACTGTCCAGGAATTACTTGGGCATGCAAGCTTATCATCTACACAAATTTATACACACGTTACGAAAGAGCATTTAAAATCTACCTATATGAAACATCATCCGAGAGCTTAA
- the hslV gene encoding ATP-dependent protease subunit HslV: protein MELHATTIFAVHHDGKAAMAGDGQVTLGESVVMKHTAKKVRRLFHDKVIAGFAGSVADAFTLFEKFEAKLNEYNGNLERASVELAQQWRSDSVLRKLEAMLIVMDKDTLLLVSGTGEVIEPDDGILAIGSGGNYALAAGRALKRHNGGQMEAKDIARHALEIASEICVFTNDQITVEEL from the coding sequence ATGGAACTACATGCTACAACGATATTTGCAGTCCATCACGACGGAAAAGCCGCAATGGCAGGAGATGGTCAAGTAACGCTCGGAGAATCTGTTGTTATGAAACACACCGCAAAAAAAGTTCGTCGTCTTTTTCATGATAAAGTAATTGCTGGTTTTGCTGGTTCAGTTGCCGATGCATTTACATTATTTGAAAAATTCGAAGCAAAACTTAATGAATATAATGGTAATTTGGAAAGAGCATCCGTAGAACTAGCTCAACAATGGCGTAGTGACAGTGTTTTACGCAAACTAGAAGCGATGCTGATCGTTATGGATAAAGATACCTTGCTACTTGTTTCTGGTACAGGTGAAGTTATCGAACCAGATGATGGGATTTTAGCGATTGGTTCTGGTGGGAACTATGCTCTTGCTGCAGGTCGAGCGCTGAAACGACATAATGGTGGACAAATGGAAGCCAAAGATATCGCACGCCATGCACTAGAGATTGCTTCAGAAATTTGTGTTTTTACAAACGATCAAATTACGGTAGAAGAGCTTTGA
- the hslU gene encoding ATP-dependent protease ATPase subunit HslU, with translation MTNQMLTSQLTPKQIVEKLDQYIIGQTGAKKSVAVALRNRYRRQLMDEAIRDEIIPKNILMIGPTGVGKTEIARRIAKIVRAPFSKVEATKFTEVGYVGRDVESMVRDLVEVSVRLVKEEKMQLVRVKAEKNAEKRLIKLLAPSQKKKQTASPNPIEALFGGMNQQEEPDEEEVDQELKNKRSQIEWRLQNGELDDEIVTVEVKEQQNPMLDMMRGAGMDQMNGMQDALSGMFPAKKKKRKVTVREAKKILFEDEASKLIDAEELAAEGIHRAEQMGMIFIDEIDKIASKEGGGNAQVSREGVQRDILPIVEGSQISTKYGTVNTEYILFIAAGAFHMSKPSDLIPELQGRFPIRIELDKLTQEDFYKILTEPDNALIKQYKALLKTEGIELIFTKEAVERIAEIAFQVNQDSDNIGARRLHTILEKLLEDLLFEAPEINMESVKVTENYVNEKLAPIMKNRDLTQFIL, from the coding sequence TTGACAAATCAAATGCTAACGAGCCAGTTGACACCTAAACAAATTGTCGAAAAACTGGATCAATATATTATTGGGCAAACCGGCGCGAAAAAATCAGTTGCGGTAGCACTTCGAAATCGGTATCGCAGACAACTTATGGATGAAGCTATTCGTGATGAAATCATTCCGAAAAATATTTTGATGATTGGACCAACTGGAGTCGGAAAAACTGAGATTGCTCGACGGATTGCCAAAATTGTTCGAGCGCCATTTTCAAAAGTAGAAGCAACAAAATTTACAGAAGTAGGCTATGTTGGTCGGGATGTGGAATCTATGGTTCGTGATTTAGTAGAGGTTTCTGTTCGTTTAGTGAAAGAAGAAAAAATGCAACTAGTGCGTGTCAAAGCAGAAAAAAATGCTGAAAAACGCCTTATTAAATTACTAGCACCAAGTCAAAAGAAAAAACAAACGGCATCCCCAAATCCAATAGAAGCACTATTCGGCGGGATGAATCAACAGGAAGAACCAGATGAAGAAGAAGTGGATCAAGAATTAAAAAATAAACGCAGCCAAATCGAATGGCGCCTTCAAAACGGTGAACTTGATGATGAAATCGTGACAGTGGAAGTAAAAGAACAACAAAATCCAATGTTAGATATGATGCGCGGGGCTGGAATGGACCAAATGAATGGTATGCAAGATGCGCTGTCAGGAATGTTCCCAGCAAAGAAGAAAAAACGAAAAGTTACTGTTCGAGAAGCGAAAAAAATCCTTTTTGAAGATGAAGCATCAAAACTTATAGATGCGGAAGAATTAGCGGCAGAAGGAATTCATCGTGCAGAACAAATGGGCATGATTTTCATTGATGAAATTGATAAAATCGCCAGCAAAGAAGGCGGTGGAAATGCTCAGGTTTCTAGAGAAGGTGTTCAAAGAGACATTTTACCTATCGTTGAGGGGTCGCAAATTTCTACTAAATATGGTACAGTCAACACGGAGTATATTTTGTTCATTGCAGCTGGAGCTTTTCATATGTCGAAGCCGAGCGATTTAATTCCCGAACTTCAAGGGCGTTTTCCAATTAGAATTGAACTAGATAAATTAACTCAAGAAGATTTCTACAAGATTCTCACTGAACCGGACAACGCGCTTATTAAACAATACAAAGCCCTGCTTAAAACAGAGGGAATTGAATTGATTTTCACCAAAGAAGCTGTCGAGCGAATTGCAGAAATTGCTTTCCAAGTGAATCAAGATTCTGATAATATTGGAGCAAGAAGACTTCATACCATTTTGGAAAAACTTCTGGAAGATTTGCTTTTTGAAGCACCGGAAATTAATATGGAATCAGTGAAAGTAACAGAAAACTATGTAAATGAAAAACTTGCACCTATCATGAAAAACAGAGATTTAACTCAATTTATTTTATAA
- the codY gene encoding GTP-sensing pleiotropic transcriptional regulator CodY, with product MTLLEKTRKINAMLQNAAGKTVNFKEMADTLTDVIEANTYIVSRKGKLLGYSEVLPIENERMKQMLTERQFPEEYTQSLFNVGETSSNLEVSSQYTAFPIENSDLFTKGLTTIVPIVGGGERLGTLILSRLESNFTDDDLLLAEYGGTVVGMEILHEKAEEIEEEARSRAVVQMAISSLSYSELEAIEHIFDELNGKEGLLVASKIADRVGITRSVIVNALRKLESAGVIDSRSLGMKGTFIRVLNDKFLVELEKLKNN from the coding sequence ATGACTTTATTAGAAAAAACAAGAAAAATTAATGCAATGTTACAAAATGCTGCAGGAAAAACAGTAAACTTTAAAGAAATGGCAGATACATTAACAGATGTAATTGAAGCAAATACTTATATCGTAAGCCGTAAAGGTAAATTGCTTGGCTATTCAGAAGTACTTCCAATTGAGAATGAACGTATGAAACAAATGCTTACAGAACGTCAATTCCCGGAAGAGTATACGCAAAGCCTTTTCAATGTAGGTGAAACTTCTTCTAATCTGGAAGTATCCAGTCAATATACAGCTTTCCCGATTGAAAATAGTGATTTATTTACAAAAGGATTAACGACAATTGTACCTATCGTCGGTGGTGGTGAACGCCTTGGAACTTTAATTTTATCTCGTTTAGAAAGTAATTTTACGGATGATGATTTACTACTAGCTGAATATGGTGGAACCGTAGTTGGTATGGAAATTTTACATGAAAAAGCAGAAGAAATTGAAGAAGAAGCGCGTAGCCGTGCAGTAGTACAAATGGCAATTAGTTCTCTTTCTTATAGTGAGTTAGAAGCAATTGAACATATTTTTGATGAATTAAATGGTAAAGAAGGCTTGCTTGTTGCTTCTAAAATTGCAGACCGTGTTGGTATTACACGTTCTGTTATCGTTAATGCACTTCGTAAATTAGAAAGTGCGGGTGTTATTGATTCTCGTTCACTAGGAATGAAAGGTACATTTATCCGTGTGTTAAATGATAAATTCCTTGTTGAACTTGAAAAATTGAAAAATAACTAA
- a CDS encoding acyl-CoA thioesterase — protein MEIAETIIEVRYAETDQMGVVYHNNYLVWMEIGRTRLIEQLGFRYFDMEEAGYLSPVLDVHIHYGKPLRYGQKAVVKTWIKGYDGLRVTYGYEICYEDTKEIAITGETAHVCVTKEDFRPVSLRRIFPNWHKAYLKALE, from the coding sequence ATGGAAATTGCCGAAACAATAATTGAAGTACGTTATGCGGAAACAGACCAAATGGGAGTTGTTTATCATAATAATTACCTAGTTTGGATGGAGATTGGTCGCACAAGACTAATTGAACAATTAGGTTTCCGTTATTTTGATATGGAAGAGGCGGGATACCTATCTCCAGTGTTAGATGTGCATATCCATTACGGGAAACCCTTGCGTTATGGACAAAAGGCAGTTGTCAAAACATGGATAAAAGGGTATGATGGACTTCGTGTTACCTATGGGTATGAAATTTGTTATGAAGACACGAAAGAAATTGCGATTACAGGTGAAACAGCGCATGTATGTGTAACAAAAGAAGATTTTCGACCTGTGTCCTTGAGAAGAATATTTCCGAATTGGCATAAAGCCTATCTAAAAGCATTAGAATAA
- a CDS encoding aldose 1-epimerase family protein — MIKLENEIILIEMKEAGAELTRIFRKDTGLEYLWNADSKFWGRHSPVLFPTVGRLVEDTYFVEGKPYHLGQHGFARDREFKVVEQTENKIRFELDSDEASLKIYPYQFKLSISYTLEKNTVAVSFEVENTDTKRMYFSIGAHPAFNLPLIEGTDFEDYYLDFGAKENLETLCLEGAYRNGEIKNITKEPTQNLPLNYDLFKNDALIFEALNKKEVTIKSDKTSHFVKVSFPEFPFVGIWTARAGTPFLCIEPWYGIADGIGESVELRDKAGIEHLEPEAVFSSEYQITVG; from the coding sequence ATGATTAAACTGGAAAATGAAATAATACTCATAGAAATGAAAGAGGCTGGAGCTGAATTAACACGGATTTTCCGAAAAGATACTGGTTTAGAATATTTATGGAACGCGGACAGTAAGTTTTGGGGGCGCCATTCACCAGTGTTATTTCCGACAGTAGGAAGATTAGTAGAAGATACTTATTTTGTGGAGGGCAAACCATATCATTTAGGACAACATGGTTTTGCTCGTGACCGTGAATTCAAAGTGGTTGAACAAACGGAAAATAAAATTCGTTTTGAACTGGATTCAGATGAAGCTTCTTTGAAAATTTATCCATACCAATTTAAGTTGTCGATTAGTTATACATTAGAAAAAAATACCGTAGCTGTTTCTTTTGAAGTAGAAAATACAGATACCAAACGAATGTATTTCTCGATAGGAGCACATCCTGCTTTTAATTTGCCACTTATTGAAGGTACAGATTTTGAAGATTATTATTTAGATTTTGGAGCAAAGGAGAACTTAGAGACACTTTGTTTAGAAGGGGCTTATCGTAACGGAGAAATCAAAAATATTACGAAAGAGCCAACACAAAATTTACCACTGAATTATGACCTATTTAAAAATGATGCGCTTATTTTTGAAGCATTGAACAAAAAAGAAGTAACTATTAAATCTGATAAAACATCCCATTTTGTTAAGGTATCATTTCCTGAATTTCCTTTCGTTGGGATATGGACTGCAAGAGCAGGCACGCCTTTCCTTTGTATTGAACCTTGGTATGGAATTGCAGATGGCATAGGTGAATCAGTGGAACTTCGAGATAAAGCTGGAATTGAGCATTTAGAACCAGAAGCAGTATTTTCTTCTGAATATCAAATTACAGTAGGATAA
- the plsY gene encoding glycerol-3-phosphate 1-O-acyltransferase PlsY has protein sequence MTINLILLSLLAYVIGSIPSGLWIGKIFYKKDIRDFGSGNLGATNAFRVLGVKAGSIVTIMDILKGTVATLLPFFVQLNVDHHFWLLTGAFAIIGHSFPLFAGFRGGKAVATSAGVILAYAPLLFIAALVVFLVTLKLSKYVSLSSMIGALAALLISFFLGDWILIILVACIAIFVIWRHRANINRIRNGEEPKIKWM, from the coding sequence ATGACAATTAACTTGATTTTGCTTTCATTGTTAGCCTATGTTATCGGATCGATACCATCTGGTTTATGGATTGGAAAAATATTTTACAAGAAAGATATTCGAGATTTTGGTAGTGGAAACTTAGGTGCAACCAATGCTTTTCGAGTCTTAGGAGTCAAAGCTGGTAGCATCGTAACAATAATGGATATTTTAAAAGGAACCGTTGCAACTTTACTTCCATTTTTCGTTCAATTAAATGTCGACCATCATTTCTGGTTACTTACTGGAGCCTTCGCTATTATTGGTCATAGTTTCCCACTGTTCGCAGGTTTTCGCGGTGGAAAAGCAGTTGCTACATCTGCCGGGGTTATCCTTGCTTATGCACCACTATTATTTATAGCTGCATTAGTTGTATTCTTAGTTACACTAAAGCTAAGCAAATATGTATCTCTTAGTTCCATGATTGGCGCACTTGCCGCACTCCTTATTTCATTTTTCTTAGGAGATTGGATTTTAATTATCCTAGTTGCTTGTATTGCTATTTTTGTTATTTGGCGTCACAGAGCAAATATTAATCGTATTCGTAACGGCGAAGAACCTAAAATTAAATGGATGTAA
- a CDS encoding CoA-binding protein produces MQNPTREEINQILKQAIVIAVIGLSDKPDRTSYQVTQLMQQAGYKIIPVNPNADEILGEKAVKQLSDIKEHVDIVNVFRRSEFLPEIAKAFDKIDADVFWAQLGIFNQEAFDFLAEKGYPTVMDYCIKVAYQEMD; encoded by the coding sequence ATGCAAAATCCAACAAGAGAAGAAATCAATCAGATTTTAAAACAAGCAATAGTAATCGCAGTCATTGGCCTGAGTGATAAGCCAGACCGCACAAGTTATCAGGTAACGCAACTAATGCAGCAAGCGGGGTACAAAATTATACCGGTAAACCCTAATGCAGATGAGATACTTGGTGAAAAAGCAGTGAAGCAATTAAGCGATATTAAAGAACATGTGGATATTGTTAATGTCTTTCGTCGGTCAGAGTTTTTACCCGAAATTGCGAAAGCATTTGATAAGATAGATGCAGATGTATTTTGGGCACAACTTGGCATTTTTAATCAAGAAGCATTTGATTTTTTGGCGGAAAAAGGATATCCTACTGTCATGGATTATTGCATTAAGGTTGCTTATCAAGAAATGGATTAA